Proteins from a genomic interval of Salmo salar chromosome ssa14, Ssal_v3.1, whole genome shotgun sequence:
- the LOC106570275 gene encoding protein lin-28 homolog A isoform X1, which yields MGSYCEQQCTGGCAKNEEEEATGSEEDLGSSRGSGVCKWFNVRMGFGFLSMTNRDGTPLEETVDVFVHQSKLHMEGFRSLKEGEAVEFTFKKSSKGLESVTVTGPGGAQCVGSEKRPKGQQKRRSKGDRCYNCGGPDHHAKECQLPPQPKKCHFCQSISHMVANCPIKAQQSSPGVQGTASSLRDEEEEQSHAPFPPRESYD from the exons GGGGCTGTGCAAAGaacgaagaggaggaagccactggcTCGGAGGAGGATCTGGGTTCGTCTCGTGGCAGCGGCGTGTGTAAATGGTTCAACGTCCGGATGGGTTTCGGGTTCCTGTCCATGACCAACAGAGATGGGACACCGCTCGAGGAGACTGTCGATGTATTCGTTCATCAG AGCAAGCTGCACATGGAGGGCTTCCGTAGCCTGAAGGAGGGCGAGGCGGTGGAGTTTACCTTCAAGAAGTCGTCTAAAGGCCTAGAGTCTGTCACGGTGACGGGGCCAGGGGGAGCACAGTGTGTGGGCAGTGAGAAGAGACCTAAGGGGCAACAGAAACGACGCTCCAAGGGGGACAG ATGCTACAACTGTGGAGGACCTGACCACCATGCCAAAGAATGCCAGCTACCTCCTCAGCCCAAGAAGTGCCATTTTTGCCAGAGCATCAGTCACATGGTGGCCAACTGTCCAATCAAAGCACAGCAGTCCTCCCCTGGCGTTCAGGGAACAGCATCATCACTGAGGGACGAGGAAGAGGAGCAGAGCCATGCCCCCTTTCCCCCCAGGGAGAGCTATGATTGA
- the LOC106570275 gene encoding protein lin-28 homolog A isoform X2, producing the protein MAEGGCAKNEEEEATGSEEDLGSSRGSGVCKWFNVRMGFGFLSMTNRDGTPLEETVDVFVHQSKLHMEGFRSLKEGEAVEFTFKKSSKGLESVTVTGPGGAQCVGSEKRPKGQQKRRSKGDRCYNCGGPDHHAKECQLPPQPKKCHFCQSISHMVANCPIKAQQSSPGVQGTASSLRDEEEEQSHAPFPPRESYD; encoded by the exons GGGGCTGTGCAAAGaacgaagaggaggaagccactggcTCGGAGGAGGATCTGGGTTCGTCTCGTGGCAGCGGCGTGTGTAAATGGTTCAACGTCCGGATGGGTTTCGGGTTCCTGTCCATGACCAACAGAGATGGGACACCGCTCGAGGAGACTGTCGATGTATTCGTTCATCAG AGCAAGCTGCACATGGAGGGCTTCCGTAGCCTGAAGGAGGGCGAGGCGGTGGAGTTTACCTTCAAGAAGTCGTCTAAAGGCCTAGAGTCTGTCACGGTGACGGGGCCAGGGGGAGCACAGTGTGTGGGCAGTGAGAAGAGACCTAAGGGGCAACAGAAACGACGCTCCAAGGGGGACAG ATGCTACAACTGTGGAGGACCTGACCACCATGCCAAAGAATGCCAGCTACCTCCTCAGCCCAAGAAGTGCCATTTTTGCCAGAGCATCAGTCACATGGTGGCCAACTGTCCAATCAAAGCACAGCAGTCCTCCCCTGGCGTTCAGGGAACAGCATCATCACTGAGGGACGAGGAAGAGGAGCAGAGCCATGCCCCCTTTCCCCCCAGGGAGAGCTATGATTGA